The following proteins are encoded in a genomic region of Sesamum indicum cultivar Zhongzhi No. 13 linkage group LG8, S_indicum_v1.0, whole genome shotgun sequence:
- the LOC105167897 gene encoding transcriptional corepressor LEUNIG-like isoform X1, with protein MDSDKMLELFIHDYLMKMNRHASAEAFAKEANLQREDAPAAPHNTSKGYLYDSFSMFLDEYFAEIAKGGKAAEDSLSKVKGICADWGIGQPNFVSSQKSFNVYCRRWT; from the exons aTGGATTCCGACAAGAT GCTGGAGTTGTTCATTCACgattatttgatgaaaatgaacCGGCACGCATCTGCTGAGGCTTTCGCCAAAGAAGCTAATCTTCAACGTGAGGATGCTCCTG CTGCCCCTCATAATACTTCTAAAGGATACCTGTATGATTCGTTTTCCATGTTCTTGGATGAGTACTTTGCTGAAATAGCAAAGGGTGGGAAGGCAGCAGAAGACTCCTTATCCAAG GTTAAAGGGATCTGCGCAGATTGGGGAATTGGGCAACCAAA TTTTGTCTCGTCCCAGAAGTCGTTCAACGTGTATTGCAGAAGATGGACTTAG
- the LOC105167897 gene encoding transcriptional corepressor LEUNIG-like isoform X2 yields the protein MDSDKMLELFIHDYLMKMNRHASAEAFAKEANLQREDAPAAPHNTSKGYLYDSFSMFLDEYFAEIAKGGKAAEDSLSKFCLVPEVVQRVLQKMDLVERMSTVLSNL from the exons aTGGATTCCGACAAGAT GCTGGAGTTGTTCATTCACgattatttgatgaaaatgaacCGGCACGCATCTGCTGAGGCTTTCGCCAAAGAAGCTAATCTTCAACGTGAGGATGCTCCTG CTGCCCCTCATAATACTTCTAAAGGATACCTGTATGATTCGTTTTCCATGTTCTTGGATGAGTACTTTGCTGAAATAGCAAAGGGTGGGAAGGCAGCAGAAGACTCCTTATCCAAG TTTTGTCTCGTCCCAGAAGTCGTTCAACGTGTATTGCAGAAGATGGACTTAGTTGAAAGGATGTCGACAGTTCTATCTAACCTataa
- the LOC105167897 gene encoding uncharacterized protein LOC105167897 isoform X3: MKMNRHASAEAFAKEANLQREDAPAAPHNTSKGYLYDSFSMFLDEYFAEIAKGGKAAEDSLSKVKGICADWGIGQPNFVSSQKSFNVYCRRWT; the protein is encoded by the exons atgaaaatgaacCGGCACGCATCTGCTGAGGCTTTCGCCAAAGAAGCTAATCTTCAACGTGAGGATGCTCCTG CTGCCCCTCATAATACTTCTAAAGGATACCTGTATGATTCGTTTTCCATGTTCTTGGATGAGTACTTTGCTGAAATAGCAAAGGGTGGGAAGGCAGCAGAAGACTCCTTATCCAAG GTTAAAGGGATCTGCGCAGATTGGGGAATTGGGCAACCAAA TTTTGTCTCGTCCCAGAAGTCGTTCAACGTGTATTGCAGAAGATGGACTTAG